The genomic stretch AACTGAGGCCGCGATCCGAGCTTCAGCGCTCTACTGGCGTACAACCGGCTGGCCTTCCGCCTTGCTTCTCACTGCTGAGGAACATGGCATAGATTGCAGGCGGTCGATAGTCGTTGATTTGGAAATCGACTTTCCGGGGATGCCCCGACTGTTCGGGCTCCTCCTGACAGCCGGCGGGCGTTTCATTGAATTTGAGATTGACACGAATCCGACGCACGACCGGATCGAATCTGTCGAGCTTTGGAAGGACGTCACCGGCGAGCAGAATCTCTCGCAGCACAACCGAGGGACTGGTTGGGGTCGAGCGGCACTCGCGCTAAAGGTTCTGGGCGAGTTGAATGCCGCGGCACAGGCTCCCGCCTAAGGTCGACGCGACGTCCGCTTCCAGCCTGAAGCCGACTTCGGCTTTGCAGCGGAAGCAGAAGTGCCGTCGGCGGCAACGATGGACGGCTCACGGCCAGGAGCGGCCTTCTAGACACCAGGGCTGCTTTGCGCTGTGATACACCCATCGTGACTGACCGGACTGCCCATGGTCAGCACCTGGAGAACCCTGCGCCCACGGCGTGCTCAAGCGTTGAACCCGACGAAGACCGCTGCTTCCGCAACGCTCTTGCGTTCGGACACTACCGCATTGGCGGGGAAGGTCTCATCGGGCCACCCGAGCGCGACGCTCTTCATGATCACCTGATCATCGGCGATACCGGCGTGTTCGCGCACCACCGGAGACTGCATGATTCCCTGGCTGTTGATGACGCAGCCCAGGCCCCGCGACCAGGCAGCGAGGACGAGCGCCGTGGTGACTGCGCCGCAGTCGAAGGGCGTGTCGTCGCTGCCATCGAGCACACGGTCGTAAGTGACGATGATGCAGACGGGTGCATCAAACTGGCGGAAGCCGCGCATCACCCACTCCTGGCGCATCGCCTGGTCGTCCCGAGCGATGCCCATGGCTGCGAACAGTTGCTTGGCAACGCCGACCTGACGCTCTCGATGCACCCCCGCGAAGGGCTGACCAGTCCGGAATTCGCGTGACTGAGGCACGCCGCCGGCCATTCGCTCCGTATTGCCCCTGCGAATGCGTTCGAGCGGCTCGCCCGTGACGACGTAGAAATTCCAGGGCTGCGTGTTCATCGATGACGGTGCCCGCATGGCGAGTCCGATGATCTCCTCAATCAGCGCGCGCGGAACCGGGTCCGGCTTGTAGCCGCGGATGCTGCGGCGGCCGAACATGACCTTATCAAACTCCATGTTGTTCACGTGATCACCGTTGTGTGGGATCTGGATCTTAGGAGCGGGTCCACTTGGCTGCTGTCGCTTCGGTGTCGCGCGTGTGCCTTGTTGCATCCGTAGAGGACGTCCGAGGGCTGCACGTACTGCCGGCAGCGACCGACGCGGCTTCGTGCCCGACGTTGCCCGGCGATGCAGCGAGGCCAAGGCCAAGGTCCTCGACTCGCCGGCAGCAGTCTTTGAATGAGAGTGGGCTGGACGGCCGCTTACAGCCTGAAGCGGTCCTTCGCGGTGTCTCAAACACTGCCGCCGCGATCGCATTACCGTTGCCCCTCCGAGGACGGTGTCTCAGGCTTTCGCTGCGAAAGACTCGCTCTCGCTTCCTCGGCCGGCCGTCTCAGGCTTCATTGACCAGAAACACCCGTATTCGGATTTCAATACGCCGCTTCGCACGCCGCCGCCATGGGACCTGCTCCCGCCCCATAGAGTCCGTCACGCAATCGAGCCGCGTCCAGGATCAGAACCAGCCCGGGCCCCTTGCGCCGGTGTGCCTGGCGTCCACCGCGCCCTACTCATCGAGGTGATGTGATGAAAAGAATTGTGCAAACCGGCGGCACCATCCTGACCGGGATGGCGATCGACCGGATGTCGCAGTCGCCCCGCGAAGCGGCGCCGACCCCGCGTCCCACCGCCCCGCTGCGCCGCGGCGACCAGATCCTGGGCGGGTTGGCACAACGGGCGCAACTGGGCTCGGAAGCGCCGAACCCCCTGGTCAACGGCAGCCTGTCGCAAATCGAAAATCGACGCAGCGTCGCCGACAAGCTGCTGAACATTGCCCGCCATCCCGAGCGCGCGGCGGACCAAGCGGCCCGCATCGTCGACGACGTGAAGTCCGACGTCGAGTTCGTGCAAGGCGCGGTCAAGATCGCCGAAGGCGGCCAGCTCACGACCGGTGACGGCATCCGGATCGCCAAGGCCGCAGCGCAGACGGCCGAGAACAAGGTGGTGGCCGTGGCGCGTGGTTTCTACGTCGGTGCGACGACCTCCGAAGCTGCCCTGCAGGACTTGACGAAGACCGTCGCGGAACGCGCCAAGTACGAAGGTCAGTCGGTGGCCGCGGGCGTCGCGGCCTCGCAAGCGCTGGCGACCGCCATCGGCATGATCCCCCACCCCGCCGCCAAGGCGGGCGCCGCGGCGATCCGCGTGTCCGGCCAGCTCGCCGCCGGCAGCAAGGCGTCGGAAGCGATGCGCGAGTTGGGGGGGCACGTCGCGGGCCCGGTGCGCGAGGAGATCGTCGCGATCGCGAAGGAAAAAAGCCGCGGCGAATGAAGGCCGCGGCCGCGTCTCAGAAACTGTCCCCGGGCACGCGCACCCACCCCTCCATCAGCACGCGCGCGCTGCGGCTCATGAGGACTTTGGCCACGCTCCATTCCCCCTGCACCTGGACCGCCTGAGCGCCCACGCGCAAGGTGCCCGACGGGTGGCCGAAGCGCACGGCCTCGCGCGCACCGCCTCCGGCGGCCAGGTTCACGAGCGTGCCGGGAATCGCTGCCGCCGTGCCGATGGCGACCGCCGCAGTGCCCATCATCGCGTGATGCAGCTTGCCCATCGACAGCGCGCGCACCAGCAGATCGACCTCGCCCGCACCGATGCGCTTGCCGCTCGAGACCACATGGTCGACCGGCTTGGCGACAAAGGCGACCTTGGGCGTGTGCTGACGCTGCGCCGCCTCCTCGACGTTGCGGATCAACCCCATGCGCACGGCACCGTGAGCCCGGATCGCCTCGAACATCGCCAGCGCCTTGGTGTCGGCATTGATGGCATCCTGCAGTTCCCACCCTGTGTAGCCGATCGCCTCGGCGTTGACGAAGATGGTCGGGATGCCGGCGTTGATCATCGTGGCCTTCAGCGTGCCGACACCCGGCACCTCGAGATCGTCGACCACCCGGCCGGTCGGGAACATCGCGCCGCCCGCCCCTTCTTCATCGGCCGCCGGGTCGACGAACTCGAGTTGCACCTCGGCCGCCGGGAAGGTCACGCCGTCGAGCTCGAAGTCACCGGTTTCTTGCACCTCGCCCGCCGTCATCGGCACCCGCGCGATGATGGTCTTGCCGATGTTGGCCTGCCAGATGCGCACCGTCGCCAGCCCGTCTTTCGGGATGCGGCTGGCCTCGATCAAGCCGCTGCTGATCGCGAACGGGCCGACGGCCGACGACAGGTTGCCGCAATTGCCGCTCCAGTCGACAAACGGCTTGTCGATCGACACCTGGCCGAACAGATAGTCCACGTCGTGGTCGGGCCGCGTGCTGCGGGACACGATGACCGTCTTGCTGGTGCTCGACGTCGCGCCCCCCATGCCGTCGATCTGCTTGCCATACGGGTCGGGGCTGCCGATCAGGCGCAGCAGCAGCGCATCGCGCGCCGGGCCTGGTGCCTGCGCGCGCTCGGGCAGGTCTTGCAGCCGGAAGAACACACCCTTGCTGGTGCCGCCGCGCATGTAGGTGGCGGGAATCTTGACTTGGGGAAGGTGGGCCATGGTGGGGTCCTGGACGGTCAGGCCGCCTTCGACGAGGCGAGGAAGTCCTGGGCGAAGCGCTGCAGCACGCCGCCGGCCTCATAGATCGACACTTCTTCTGCAGTGTCGAGGCGGCACGTGACCGGCACCTCGACCCGCTCGCCGTTGCGGCGGTGGATCACCAGCGTCAGGTCCGCGCGCGGGCGGCGCGTGCCCACCACATCGAAGGTCTCGGTGCCGTCGATGCCGAGCGTCAGCCGGTTCACGCCCGGCTTGAACTCGAGCGGCAGCACGCCCATGCCGACTAGGTTGGTGCGGTGGATGCGCTCGAAACCTTCGGCGACGATGGCTTCGACCCCCGCCAGGCGCACCCCCTTGGCGGCCCAGTCGCGCGACGAGCCCTGGCCATAGTCGGCCCCGGCGATCACGATCAGCGGCTGGCGGCGCTCCATGTAGGTCTCGATGGCCTCCCACATGCGCGTGATCTTGCCTTCGGGCTCGATGCGGGCGAGCGAGCCGGCTTTCACCTTGCCGTTCTCGACCACCATCTCGTTCTTCAAGGTCGGGTTGGCGAAGGTGGCGCGTTGCGCCGTGAGGTGGTCGCCTCGGTGGGTCGCGTAGGAGTTGAAGTCCTCCTCGGGCAGGCCCATCTTGGCCAGGTACTCGCCGGCCGCGCTGTCGAGCAGGATGGCGTTCGACGGCGACAAGTGGTCGGTGGTGATGTTGTCGCCCAGCACCGCCAGCGGTCGCATGCCCTTGAGCGTGCGCACGCCGGCCAGCGCCCCTTCCCAATAGGGCGGTCGCCGGATGTAGGTGCTCTGCGGCCGCCAGTCGTACAGCGGGCTCACCTTCTCACCGCTCTCGACGGCGAAGGTGAACATCGGCTCATAGACCCGGCGGAACTGCTCGGGCTTCACGCTGGAGGCCACCAGCGCGTCGATCTCTTCGTCGGACGGCCAGATGTCCTGCAAGGTCACCGGGCGGCCTTCGGCGTCGGTGCCGAGCACGTCTTTCTCGATGTCGAAGCGGATGGTGCCGGCGATGGCATACGCAACCACCAGCGGCGGCGAGGCGAGGAAGGCCTGCTTGGCATAGGGATGGATGCGACCGTCGAAATTGCGGTTGCCCGACAGCACCGCGGTCGCGTACAGGTCGCGCTCGACGACTTCCTTTTGGATCACCGGGTCCAGCGCGCCCGACATGCCGTTGCAGGTGGTGCAGGCAAAGGCGACAACGCCGAAGCCGAGCTGCTCCAGCTCCGGCAGCAGCCCCGCTTCTTCGAGGTACAGCGCGACCGTCTTGGACCCGGGCGCCAGCGAACTCTTGACCCAGGGCTTGCGCACCAGGCCACGCCGGTTGGCGTTGCGCGCCAGCAGGCCGGCCGCCATCATGTTGCGCGGGTTGTTGGTGTTGGTGCAG from Caldimonas brevitalea encodes the following:
- the acnD gene encoding Fe/S-dependent 2-methylisocitrate dehydratase AcnD, producing MNTAYRKPLPGTQLDYFDARAAVDAITPGAYDKLPYTSRVLAENLVRRCDPATLRDSLTQLIERKRDLDFPWFPARVVCHDILGQTALVDLAGLRDAIAGQGGDPALVNPVVPTQLVVDHSLAVECGGFDPDAFAKNRAIEDRRNEDRFDFINWTKKAFKNVDVIPPGNGILHQINLERMSPVVQVKDGVAFPDTLVGTDSHTPMVDALGVIAIGVGGLEAETVMLGRASWMRLPDIVGVELSGKPQPGITATDIVLALTEFLRKEKVVSAYLEFYGEGASALTLGDRATISNMAPEYGATAAMFYIDEQTLKYLRLTGREDELVRLVETYAKTTGLWADSLKQAEYERVLRFDLSTVVRNMAGPSNPHKRVPTSELAARGIAGKVEQEPGRMPDGAVIIAAITSCTNTNNPRNMMAAGLLARNANRRGLVRKPWVKSSLAPGSKTVALYLEEAGLLPELEQLGFGVVAFACTTCNGMSGALDPVIQKEVVERDLYATAVLSGNRNFDGRIHPYAKQAFLASPPLVVAYAIAGTIRFDIEKDVLGTDAEGRPVTLQDIWPSDEEIDALVASSVKPEQFRRVYEPMFTFAVESGEKVSPLYDWRPQSTYIRRPPYWEGALAGVRTLKGMRPLAVLGDNITTDHLSPSNAILLDSAAGEYLAKMGLPEEDFNSYATHRGDHLTAQRATFANPTLKNEMVVENGKVKAGSLARIEPEGKITRMWEAIETYMERRQPLIVIAGADYGQGSSRDWAAKGVRLAGVEAIVAEGFERIHRTNLVGMGVLPLEFKPGVNRLTLGIDGTETFDVVGTRRPRADLTLVIHRRNGERVEVPVTCRLDTAEEVSIYEAGGVLQRFAQDFLASSKAA
- the prpF gene encoding 2-methylaconitate cis-trans isomerase PrpF, which codes for MAHLPQVKIPATYMRGGTSKGVFFRLQDLPERAQAPGPARDALLLRLIGSPDPYGKQIDGMGGATSSTSKTVIVSRSTRPDHDVDYLFGQVSIDKPFVDWSGNCGNLSSAVGPFAISSGLIEASRIPKDGLATVRIWQANIGKTIIARVPMTAGEVQETGDFELDGVTFPAAEVQLEFVDPAADEEGAGGAMFPTGRVVDDLEVPGVGTLKATMINAGIPTIFVNAEAIGYTGWELQDAINADTKALAMFEAIRAHGAVRMGLIRNVEEAAQRQHTPKVAFVAKPVDHVVSSGKRIGAGEVDLLVRALSMGKLHHAMMGTAAVAIGTAAAIPGTLVNLAAGGGAREAVRFGHPSGTLRVGAQAVQVQGEWSVAKVLMSRSARVLMEGWVRVPGDSF
- a CDS encoding nitroreductase gives rise to the protein MEFDKVMFGRRSIRGYKPDPVPRALIEEIIGLAMRAPSSMNTQPWNFYVVTGEPLERIRRGNTERMAGGVPQSREFRTGQPFAGVHRERQVGVAKQLFAAMGIARDDQAMRQEWVMRGFRQFDAPVCIIVTYDRVLDGSDDTPFDCGAVTTALVLAAWSRGLGCVINSQGIMQSPVVREHAGIADDQVIMKSVALGWPDETFPANAVVSERKSVAEAAVFVGFNA